Proteins encoded in a region of the Quercus lobata isolate SW786 chromosome 8, ValleyOak3.0 Primary Assembly, whole genome shotgun sequence genome:
- the LOC115958604 gene encoding putative disease resistance protein RGA3: protein MDWADWVQQVSEIKTQLFSMITSEFKLIANVKEEVPKLESKFRTNQAVLNDAERRRVKEEAVKLWLDKLKEVSNQMKNVLDEWNTATKIEEDNEKKDEEEEAAPGTAKRRKVWPLFNFDFSITSLLQHRDIAHKIKELNEKLDEINKEREMYGFELTRSIEEVERPKSTSFVDVSEIPGRGEVKDDLVSILLGRGSEEERNPHIISLVGPGGIGKTALAQVAYNDREVQAHFQIKIWVCVSDPFDQCKLAKAILESIDRQTPNMTTLQGLLDGICDKIKGKKFFLVLDDVWTEDFTMWEPFRITLKYGVQGSRILITTRKVKVAEMMRSARRIDLGVLPDDQVEAPSHES, encoded by the coding sequence atggATTGGGCGGATTGGGTTCAACAAGTTTCAGAAATTAAGACACAGCTTTTTTCAATGATTACTTCAGAGTTCAAGTTGATTGCAAATGTTAAGGAAGAGGTCCCAAAGCTTGAAAGCAAATTCCGTACCAATCAGGCAGTGCTCAACGATGCAGAGAGAAGGCGAGTGAAGGAGGAAGCTGTGAAGCTTTGGTTAGATAAGCTCAAAGAGGTATCCAACCAGATGAAGAACGTGTTGGATGAGTGGAACACGGCCACCAAGATCGAAGAAGATAATGAGAaaaaagatgaggaagaagaagctgCACCTGGTACTGCTAAGAGGAGGAAGGTATGGCCCCTCTTCAACTTTGATTTTTCAATTACTAGTCTTCTTCAGCATCGTGATATTGCTCATAAGATAAAAGAACTGAACGAAAAATTAGATGAGATTAACAAAGAGAGGGAGATGTACGGGTTTGAATTGACAAGGAGCATTGAAGAAGTTGAACGACCAAAATCTACTTCCTTTGTTGATGTGTCTGAAATTCCGGGTCGTGGTGAGGTTAAGGATGATCTAGTGAGCATCCTATTGGGCAGgggtagtgaagaagaaagaaacccCCACATCATCTCTTTAGTGGGCCCGGGTGGTATTGGAAAAACGGCTCTTGCCCAAGTAGCCTACAATGATCGCGAGGTGCAAGctcattttcaaataaaaatatgggtttgtgtttctgaTCCTTTCGATCAATGCAAGCTTGCCAAAGCAATCCTTGAATCTATTGATCGGCAAACACCTAACATGACTACATTGCAAGGTCTATTGGATGGAATTTGTGacaaaattaagggaaaaaagttttttcttgttttagatGATGTGTGGACAGAAGACTTCACAATGTGGGAGCCGTTCAGAATTACACTCAAATATGGTGTGCAAGGCAGTAGAATTCTAATCACCACACGCAAAGTTAAAGTTGCAGAGATGATGAGAAGTGCACGCAGGATTGATTTGGGTGTATTGCCTGATGATCAAGTCGAAGCACCTTCACATGAGTCTTGA